From the Acidimicrobiia bacterium genome, the window GCAGTAGCTCGGCCACGTCGATGAGGCCGCCGTTCATGTAGCCGCGCTGCTCCCAGAGCGGGTGGACCTCGGCCGCGTAGGTCAAGTCCCAGTCCTTGGGAAACTCCGTGCGTGCATCTCCCTCACCGCCGGCGCAGTCCCCGACCACGAGGCGGGTGAAGCCGACCTGGGGATGCTCGGCGCGCAGCACCTCGACGAGCTTGTCGAGCGCGGCCTTGCTCGTCGTGTAGGCCGCAAGTCCCGGCCAGGGCGGGGTGAGCGAGGCACTCACCGAGGAGAGGTACACCGCGACGCCGCCGGCCTCCTCGAGGTGTGGGAGCGCGGCGGCGGTGGCAAGCGCGGCGCCGACGACATTGGTATCGAAGGCGCGTCGCCAGGTCGCCGCATCGACGCTCTCGACGGCCGCAAGCGGCCCGATCCCGGGCGCGTACACGAGCGCGTCGATGCCGCCGAGCTTCGTGGCCGCCTGCTCGATCGCGGTTCGGCATCGCGATTCGTGAGTGACGTCGCAGGGGATCGAGACCGCGT encodes:
- a CDS encoding SDR family NAD(P)-dependent oxidoreductase; its protein translation is AVSIPCDVTHESRCRTAIEQAATKLGGIDALVYAPGIGPLAAVESVDAATWRRAFDTNVVGAALATAAALPHLEEAGGVAVYLSSVSASLTPPWPGLAAYTTSKAALDKLVEVLRAEHPQVGFTRLVVGDCAGGEGDARTEFPKDWDLTYAAEVHPLWEQRGYMNGGLIDVAELLRVVDAVLTCRATVSSITLVPRPPG